In Carya illinoinensis cultivar Pawnee chromosome 16, C.illinoinensisPawnee_v1, whole genome shotgun sequence, a single window of DNA contains:
- the LOC122299628 gene encoding replication factor C subunit 2-like yields the protein MVPVLQSSQQWVEKYRPKQVKDVAHQEEVVRVLTNTLQTSNCPHMLFYGPPGTGKTTTALAIAHQLFGPELYKSRVLELNASDDRGINVVRTKIKDFAAVAVGSGQRQGGYPCPPFKIIILDEADSMTEDAQNALRRTMETYSKVTRFFFICNYISRIIEPLASRCAKFRFKPLSEEIMSSRILHICKEERLNLDAEALSTLSSISQGDLRRAITYLQSAARLFGSSISSKDLISVSGVIPQEIVKAFLVTCKSGNFDVANKEVNDIIAEGYPVSQMLYQLLEVVVEADDVSDEQKARICKKLAEADKCLVDGADEYLQLLDVASNTMRALCNMPQEFSYEC from the exons atggtgCCAGTATTGCAAAGCTCTCAGCAATGGGTCGAAAAATA TCGGCCAAAACAAGTGAAAGATGTAGCACACCAGGAGGAGGTGGTTCGGGTCCTCACAAACACCCTCCAGACCAGCAAT TGCCCACATATGCTCTTCTACGGCCCACCCGGCACAGGCAAGACCACCACCGCACTAGCCATCGCACACCAGCTCTTTGG GCCTGAGCTCTACAAGTCTAGGGTGCTGGAGCTGAATGCGAGTGATGACCGTGGCATCAACGTTGTTAGAACAAAGATCAAAGATTTTGCTGCCGTGGCTGTTGGTTCTGGTCAGCGTCAAGG AGGTTATCCATGTCCACCATTCAAGATCATCATTCTAGATGAGGCAGATTCAATGACCGAAGATGCTCAG AATGCCCTGAGGCGTACTATGGAAACCTACTCCAAAGttacaagattttttttcatCTGTAATTACATCAGCAG GATCATAGAACCACTTGCTTCAAGGTGTGCAAAGTTCAGGTTCAAACCACTTTCAGAAGAAATCATGAGCAgtcgaatattgcatatttgcaAAGAAGAACGCCTCAATCTGGATGCCGAG GCTCTTTCAACCTTGAGTTCTATTTCACAAGGTGATCTTCGTCGGGCTATTACGTACTTACAG TCAGCTGCGCGATTATTTGGATCATCCATTTCTTCGAAGGATCTGATTAGCGTGTCTGGG GTCATTCCACAAGAGATTGTCAAGGCATTTCTTGTAACTTGTAAAAGTGGTAACTTTGATGTGGCAAACAAGgaagtcaatgatataattgcaGAGGGATATCCAGTCTCTCAGATGCTTTACCAG TTACTTGAGGTGGTTGTTGAGGCAGATGATGTATCAGATGAACAGAAGGCCAGAATTTGCAAGAAATTGGCTGAAGCAGATAAG TGTCTAGTTGATGGTGCAGACGAGTACCTGCAGTTGCTGGATGTAGCTAGCAATACAATGCGAGCTCTTTGTAACATGCCACAAGAATTTTCTTATGAGTGCTAG
- the LOC122299676 gene encoding metal transporter Nramp5-like, with protein sequence MGAHDQQQAESEVVPAVGGSNVRIAAAHDLEGENVLPPFVDHDIKQLDHDYHEDPNHQKPGWRKFIAHVGPGFLVSLAYLDPGNLETDLQAGASHRYELLWVVLIGLIFALIIQSLAANLGVSTGKHLSELCKAEYPKYVKYCLWLLAELAVIAADIPEVIGTAFGLKILFHIPLWAGVLFTGLSTLLLLGLQRYGVRKLELLIAVLVFVMAACFFAELSYVKPPAADVLKGLFIPKLKGQGATGDAIALLGALVMPHNLFLHSALVLSRKIPTSVRGINDACRYFLIESGFALFVAFLINVAVVSVSGAVCSDNSLTDDDSDRCSDLNLNSASFLLKNVLGRSSSTIYAIALLASGQSSTITGTYAGQFIMQGFLDLKMKTWARNLMTRCIAITPSLVVSIIGGSSGAGRLIIIASMILSFELPFALIPLLKFSSSTTKMGPHKNSTYVIVISWILGVGLIGINIYYLSTGFVDWLIHNSLPKVANVFVGILVFPLMVVYILAVIYLTFRKDAVVTFIDPTKDDPAAQNNMEHGRGGADRPGQVDGIPYREDVADIPFPE encoded by the exons ATGGGAGCCCATGATCAGCAGCAAGCTGAGAGTGAAGTAGTTCCAGCAGTTGGAGGGAGTAACGTCCGCATCGCAGCCGCTCATGATTTGGAGGGAGAGAATGTACTCCCTCCATTCGTCGATCATGATATCAAACAACTCGATCATGATTATCATGAAGACCCTAATCACCAG AAACCGGGATGGAGAAAGTTCATAGCACATGTAGGTCCTGGATTCCTTGTTTCTTTAGCTTACCTTGACCCCGGCAATT TGGAAACTGATCTGCAAGCAGGAGCAAGTCACAGATATGAG CTACTGTGGGTTGTACTCATTGGATTGATCTTTGCGCTCATAATCCAATCTTTGGCTGCAAATCTTGGAGTCAGCACTG GAAAACATCTTTCAGAGTTATGCAAGGCTGAGTACCCCAAATATGTGAAGTATTGCCTATGGTTGCTAGCTGAGCTTGCTGTCATAGCAGCTGACATACCCGAAG TGATCGGGACAGCCTTTGGACTAAAAATATTGTTTCATATTCCGTTATGGGCTGGAGTTTTGTTCACTGGTTTGAGCACTCTCTTACTTCTTGGCCTGCAGAGATACGGG GTTAGGAAGCTGGAATTGCTGATAGCTGTGCTGGTGTTCGTGATGGCTGCTTGTTTCTTTGCGGAATTGAGTTACGTGAAGCCTCCAGCAGCTGATGTGCTAAAAGGATTGTTTATACCAAAGCTCAAGGGTCAAGGAGCCACTGGCGATGCCATCGCCCTCTTGGGTGCCCTTGTCATGCC GCACAATCTCTTCCTCCACTCGGCTCTTGTCTTGTCCAGAAAAATACCCACTTCTGTTCGTGGAATCAAT GATGCATGTCGATATTTCTTGATAGAGAGTGGATTCGCATTGTTTGTGGCATTTCTAATAAATGTTGCAGTTGTTTCTGTATCTGGTGCTGTTTGCTCAGACAATAGCCTCACAGATGATGATTCAGATCGTTGCAGTGATCTTAACCTTAACTCTGCATCTTTCCTTCTCAAG AATGTGTTGGGTCGGTCAAGCTCAACCATTTATGCCATTGCATTACTGGCTTCAGGACAAAGCTCCACCATCACAGGCACTTACGCAGGGCAATTCATCATGCAG GGGTTTTTGGATCTCAAGATGAAAACGTGGGCTAGGAACTTGATGACTAGGTGCATTGCCATTACACCTAGTCTTGTTGTTTCCATTATTGGTGGATCTTCAGGTGCAGGCAGACTGATCATCATCGCATCG ATGATACTCTCATTTGAACTTCCATTTGCTCTAATCCCTCTCCTTAAATTCAGTAGCAGTACCACCAAGATGGGACCACACAAGAATTCAACCTAT GTTATTGTGATCTCGTGGATCCTAGGCGTGGGCCTAATTGGCATCAACATATACTACTTGAGCACGGGCTTCGTGGATTGGCTAATTCACAACAGTTTACCCAAGGTTGCAAATGTGTTCGTGGGGATCTTAGTGTTTCCCCTAATGGTCGTCTACATCCTTGCAGTGATCTACCTAACCTTCCGAAAAGATGCTGTTGTAACATTCATAGACCCCACAAAGGATGACCCAGCAGCCCAAAACAATATGGAACATGGGCGAGGTGGCGCTGATCGGCCAGGACAAGTGGACGGCATCCCTTACAGAGAGGACGTGGCTGATATCCCGTTTCCGGAATAG